The following are encoded together in the Iodobacter fluviatilis genome:
- the thiS gene encoding sulfur carrier protein ThiS translates to MQISINGEAREFTAPLSLLDLIDLLELKGKRIAIEQNGEIVPKSQHATSLLSEGDVLEMVVAVGGG, encoded by the coding sequence ATGCAAATTTCAATTAACGGCGAAGCCCGCGAATTTACTGCTCCACTCTCCCTGTTGGATTTAATTGACTTGCTTGAGCTCAAGGGCAAGCGGATTGCAATCGAGCAAAATGGTGAAATTGTCCCTAAAAGTCAGCACGCCACCTCGCTTTTGAGCGAAGGCGATGTTTTAGAAATGGTGGTGGCTGTCGGTGGTGGTTAA
- a CDS encoding thiazole synthase: MSDQFQIAGQAYQSRLIVGTGKYQDFAQTRAAVDASGAEIITVAIRRVNIGQDASQPSLLEYLPPSEFTYLPNTAGCYNATDAVRTLRLARELLDGHKLVKLEVLGDANTLYPNVRETLIAVETLVKEGFDVMVYTSDDPIAAKELEDIGCCAIMPLASLIGSGMGILNPWNLRLIIESAKVPVLVDAGVGTASDAAIAMELGCDGILMNTAIAGAKDPILMARAMKLAVMAGRDAFLAGRIPRKLYTADPSSPISGLIAAK; this comes from the coding sequence ATGTCGGATCAATTTCAAATTGCAGGCCAAGCTTATCAATCACGCTTGATTGTGGGCACAGGAAAATACCAAGATTTTGCTCAGACCCGTGCAGCGGTAGATGCCTCAGGGGCAGAGATTATTACTGTGGCGATTCGTCGGGTGAACATTGGTCAAGATGCTAGCCAGCCCTCCTTGCTTGAATATTTACCGCCATCAGAATTCACCTACCTGCCTAACACCGCTGGCTGTTATAACGCCACTGATGCCGTGCGTACTTTGCGCTTAGCTCGGGAGCTATTAGATGGGCATAAGTTGGTTAAGCTAGAAGTACTTGGTGACGCCAATACGCTTTACCCAAATGTGCGTGAAACTTTGATTGCAGTTGAAACATTGGTTAAAGAAGGTTTTGATGTAATGGTTTATACCTCGGATGATCCGATTGCCGCTAAAGAGCTAGAAGACATCGGTTGTTGCGCCATTATGCCTTTGGCTTCTTTAATTGGCTCTGGAATGGGCATCTTAAACCCATGGAATCTGCGGTTGATTATTGAGTCGGCTAAAGTGCCGGTCTTGGTTGATGCTGGTGTAGGCACGGCATCAGATGCGGCGATTGCGATGGAATTAGGCTGCGATGGCATTTTGATGAACACCGCGATTGCTGGTGCAAAAGACCCAATCCTCATGGCCCGTGCCATGAAGCTAGCCGTTATGGCAGGGCGTGATGCATTCTTAGCGGGTCGTATTCCACGAAAACTCTATACGGCAGACCCAAGCTCACCGATTTCGGGCTTGATTGCTGCTAAGTAA